A window of Mucilaginibacter paludis DSM 18603 contains these coding sequences:
- the fumC gene encoding class II fumarate hydratase, which yields MSFRTEHDTMGEVQVPADKYWGAQTERSRNNFKIGPEASMPKEIIAAFAYLKKAAAYTNTDCGVLPAEKRDQIAQVCDEILAGELAAEFPLVIWQTGSGTQSNMNVNEVIANRAHVLQGNKLGEGKTFIHPNDDVNKSQSSNDTYPTAMHIAAYKMVMDVTIPGVEKLRDTLKERSEKFKNVVKIGRTHLMDATPLTLGQEFSGYVSQLEHGLRALRNTLDHLSELALGGTAVGTGINTPKGYDVKVAEYIAQFTNLPFRTAENKFEALAAHDAIVETHGALKQIAVSLMKIANDIRMLASGPRSGIGEIHIPDNEPGSSIMPGKVNPTQNEAVTMVAAQVMGNDVTISIGGSNGHYELNVFKPVMAANFLQSARLIGDACVSFNDHCAKGIEPNYDGIKKHLENSLMLVTALNPHIGYENAAKIAKYALKENKSLREAAIGLGLLTNEQFDEWVKPEDMIGGLK from the coding sequence ATGAGTTTCAGAACTGAACACGACACCATGGGCGAGGTACAAGTACCTGCCGATAAATACTGGGGCGCACAAACCGAGCGCTCTCGCAACAATTTTAAAATAGGCCCTGAGGCATCTATGCCTAAGGAGATTATCGCAGCGTTTGCTTATTTAAAAAAGGCCGCGGCATATACCAATACCGATTGTGGTGTATTGCCTGCCGAAAAACGCGACCAGATAGCACAGGTTTGTGACGAAATTTTAGCCGGGGAACTGGCTGCTGAATTTCCGTTGGTGATATGGCAAACCGGATCGGGCACGCAATCAAACATGAACGTGAACGAGGTGATTGCCAACCGCGCGCATGTACTGCAAGGCAACAAACTGGGCGAAGGCAAAACCTTTATCCACCCGAATGATGATGTCAATAAATCGCAATCATCAAACGATACCTACCCTACCGCTATGCACATCGCCGCCTATAAAATGGTGATGGATGTAACCATACCGGGTGTTGAAAAACTGCGCGATACGCTAAAAGAGCGTTCGGAAAAATTTAAGAATGTAGTTAAGATAGGCCGTACCCACTTAATGGATGCTACGCCGCTTACCCTGGGCCAGGAGTTTTCGGGTTATGTATCTCAGTTGGAGCATGGTTTAAGAGCGTTGAGGAACACGCTTGATCACCTTTCGGAATTGGCCCTTGGCGGAACTGCCGTAGGTACAGGCATTAACACCCCTAAGGGTTACGATGTTAAGGTGGCCGAATACATTGCCCAATTTACCAACCTGCCTTTCCGTACTGCCGAAAATAAGTTTGAAGCTTTAGCCGCTCATGATGCCATTGTGGAAACACATGGCGCTTTAAAACAAATAGCGGTATCGTTAATGAAGATTGCTAACGATATCCGTATGCTGGCCTCGGGCCCGCGTTCAGGCATCGGCGAGATCCACATTCCGGATAACGAGCCGGGATCGTCAATTATGCCGGGCAAGGTTAACCCTACCCAAAACGAGGCCGTAACCATGGTTGCCGCACAGGTAATGGGTAACGATGTAACTATATCTATCGGAGGCTCAAACGGCCACTATGAGCTTAACGTATTTAAGCCGGTAATGGCAGCTAATTTTTTACAGTCGGCCCGCCTGATTGGTGATGCCTGCGTATCTTTTAACGACCATTGCGCCAAAGGCATTGAGCCTAATTACGATGGTATTAAAAAGCACCTTGAAAACTCGTTGATGCTGGTTACGGCCCTCAACCCGCATATTGGGTATGAGAATGCTGCCAAAATTGCCAAGTACGCCTTAAAAGAGAATAAATCGCTGCGCGAAGCTGCTATCGGCTTAGGTTTATTAACCAACGAGCAGTTTGACGAATGGGTTAAACCCGAAGATATGATTGGCGGTTTAAAATAA
- a CDS encoding type II toxin-antitoxin system HigB family toxin yields the protein MVIITKGVIHLFANKHPRSLIALNEWFAKSKKSDWNSLPDVKQSFNSVDYIGNDRYVFDIAGNNYRLIAMIHFDIRTIYIRGIFTHPEYDELNKRGKLNQL from the coding sequence ATGGTTATTATCACAAAAGGTGTAATTCATTTATTTGCAAACAAACATCCCCGTTCATTAATTGCACTAAATGAATGGTTTGCCAAATCAAAAAAATCAGATTGGAATAGCTTGCCGGATGTAAAACAGTCTTTTAACTCGGTAGATTATATAGGTAACGATAGGTATGTATTTGACATAGCCGGGAATAATTACCGGCTTATTGCCATGATTCATTTTGATATCAGAACCATTTACATACGTGGAATTTTCACACATCCGGAATATGATGAACTAAACAAGAGAGGGAAATTAAATCAACTTTAA
- a CDS encoding helix-turn-helix domain-containing protein has translation MERIENNSDYYIALSKIESFIARGFDNLSVKETKELETLSLLVEQFETDKYPMPMQASITDVLQNIMHEKKMNKSQLSAFLEIPNSTLSSILNGKKKINMGIAKKLHSKLHIDGNLILETV, from the coding sequence ATGGAGCGTATTGAAAACAACAGCGATTACTATATTGCTTTATCTAAAATTGAAAGTTTTATTGCCAGGGGATTCGATAATCTAAGCGTAAAAGAAACTAAAGAATTGGAAACATTGTCTTTATTGGTTGAGCAATTTGAAACCGATAAGTATCCAATGCCTATGCAAGCTTCCATAACGGATGTACTGCAAAATATAATGCACGAGAAAAAAATGAACAAATCACAACTTTCCGCTTTTCTTGAAATTCCAAATTCAACACTAAGTTCTATTCTTAACGGCAAGAAGAAGATCAATATGGGTATTGCCAAAAAATTACATTCAAAACTTCACATTGATGGCAATTTAATTCTGGAAACAGTATAG
- a CDS encoding DUF4407 domain-containing protein — protein sequence MKKITRFFWFCSGAHVDTLKKYPIEHNKYVGIGATIFFTALFASLSGGYAMYFVFSGNDFAVAFAILFGIIWGLAIFNMDRYIVGSINKQGTTNQQILQASPRILLAIMIGVVISRPLELKIFDKEIRQKLKTSYLNGQRSKIDTLQKAYNEKYGQELLKNNDMKKERDSLTKDINRSRYQLNQEVFGDKSNQTSGIKGYGTYAKQKQGVLQEKQDRLKVVQDNLDKMDGYLNQRKEYDGLNNVKLFSEHQLDSLSNVAGFADRNWALGQLAYRADGKRDLDTYLAQSFIAYLFILFECLPVFVKLMSPKGSYDVALSRIEESDTHFANKERDKAVAATDDVHAHDVSTEAEKRRQLISRQAEHDLEKHQFD from the coding sequence ATGAAGAAGATTACACGTTTTTTTTGGTTTTGCTCCGGCGCCCACGTAGATACGCTGAAAAAATACCCCATCGAACATAACAAGTATGTGGGCATAGGTGCCACCATATTTTTTACGGCTCTGTTTGCCTCCCTTTCTGGTGGCTACGCCATGTATTTTGTTTTTAGCGGGAACGATTTTGCGGTGGCGTTCGCCATTTTGTTCGGCATCATCTGGGGGTTGGCTATTTTTAATATGGACCGCTATATTGTGGGTAGTATCAATAAACAGGGTACAACCAACCAACAAATACTACAGGCATCGCCGCGGATTTTGCTGGCTATTATGATTGGTGTGGTTATATCGCGCCCGCTGGAGCTCAAAATTTTTGATAAAGAGATCCGCCAGAAACTTAAAACATCTTACCTTAACGGGCAGCGCAGTAAAATTGATACCCTGCAAAAGGCCTACAACGAAAAGTACGGGCAGGAGCTGCTCAAAAATAACGACATGAAAAAGGAGCGAGACTCGCTCACCAAAGATATCAACCGCTCGCGCTACCAGTTAAACCAGGAGGTTTTTGGCGATAAAAGCAACCAAACATCGGGCATTAAAGGATATGGAACCTACGCCAAGCAAAAGCAAGGCGTTTTGCAGGAAAAACAAGACAGGCTGAAAGTAGTGCAGGATAACCTGGATAAAATGGACGGCTATTTAAACCAGCGCAAAGAATACGATGGACTGAACAACGTTAAACTTTTTTCGGAGCATCAACTGGACAGCCTATCAAATGTGGCCGGTTTTGCCGACCGTAACTGGGCGCTCGGCCAATTGGCTTACAGGGCAGATGGCAAGCGCGACCTGGATACTTATCTGGCGCAATCGTTTATCGCTTACCTGTTTATTCTTTTTGAGTGTTTACCGGTATTTGTGAAGCTAATGTCGCCCAAGGGATCGTACGATGTGGCGCTTTCGCGGATTGAAGAGTCGGACACGCATTTTGCCAATAAAGAACGGGATAAAGCAGTTGCTGCCACGGATGACGTACATGCTCATGATGTGAGTACCGAGGCGGAGAAACGAAGGCAGCTGATTAGCCGCCAGGCAGAGCATGATTTGGAGAAGCATCAGTTTGACTGA
- a CDS encoding rhodanese-like domain-containing protein: MKEISVQELKEKMDKGEDFQLIDVREDFEYEMSNLGGTLIPLAGILIESEKIAKDKPVIMQCRSGKRSAVAIMQLEQKGFTNLYNLTGGILAWADEIDPSMQVY; the protein is encoded by the coding sequence ATGAAAGAAATAAGCGTACAGGAACTTAAAGAAAAAATGGACAAAGGTGAAGATTTTCAGCTGATTGATGTGCGTGAAGATTTTGAGTACGAAATGTCAAACCTGGGCGGTACTTTAATTCCCCTTGCCGGGATCCTGATCGAGTCGGAAAAAATAGCAAAAGATAAACCTGTTATTATGCAATGCCGCAGCGGCAAACGCAGCGCCGTAGCTATTATGCAGCTTGAGCAAAAAGGGTTTACCAATTTGTATAATTTAACGGGGGGAATTTTGGCCTGGGCCGATGAAATTGACCCTTCAATGCAGGTATACTAA
- a CDS encoding DUF6358 family protein: protein MWFKVLLNVLYNVCIFLCLLFGYYSIKNSNWAYLLGAIFLCAMVIIFKIRLIKDIKSTQKKL from the coding sequence ATGTGGTTTAAAGTACTGTTAAACGTATTATACAACGTTTGCATTTTTTTGTGCCTGCTGTTTGGTTATTATAGCATTAAAAACAGCAACTGGGCCTATTTGTTGGGGGCAATTTTTTTGTGTGCAATGGTGATTATCTTTAAAATAAGGCTGATCAAAGACATTAAAAGCACACAGAAAAAGCTGTAA
- a CDS encoding prohibitin family protein, with product MFIAILGIIVLIAGMVIKRSPSPNSHYSGIITIVGVVIVVIGLFSSSVKVIEQGTVGVQSLFGKVQNDVLESGLHIIDPVVDVTTFDSRTQNYTMSAQTTEGQKSGDDAIRVLSSDGLEVTVDLTVLYRVIPYKTPYILQNIGIDYVDKIVRPVARTAIRDNAVYYEAVALYSTRREEFQNKIQKAISASFAKNGIELQQLLVRNITLPASVKASIESKINAEQDAQKMQFVLQKEKQEAERKRVEAQGIADYQKILSTGLSDKQLQYETIKAQKEIALSPNAKVIILGNGKGAPIILGKD from the coding sequence ATGTTTATAGCAATTCTCGGCATCATTGTGCTCATCGCGGGCATGGTGATCAAACGTAGCCCGTCGCCCAATAGTCATTATTCGGGCATTATTACCATTGTTGGGGTAGTTATTGTGGTAATCGGTTTGTTCAGCTCCTCGGTTAAGGTTATTGAGCAGGGTACGGTAGGCGTACAGTCGTTATTTGGCAAGGTACAAAATGATGTACTGGAAAGCGGGCTGCACATTATTGATCCAGTGGTTGATGTAACCACCTTCGATTCGCGCACCCAAAACTATACCATGAGCGCGCAAACTACCGAAGGTCAAAAAAGCGGTGACGATGCCATCCGCGTATTATCATCGGATGGTTTGGAAGTAACGGTAGACCTTACTGTTTTATACCGCGTAATCCCTTACAAAACCCCCTACATCCTCCAAAACATCGGTATCGATTATGTGGACAAAATAGTGCGCCCTGTGGCGCGTACCGCCATACGCGACAATGCTGTTTACTATGAAGCCGTGGCGCTTTACTCCACCCGGAGAGAAGAGTTCCAAAACAAAATACAAAAAGCCATCAGCGCCAGCTTTGCCAAAAACGGAATTGAGCTGCAACAGTTACTGGTACGCAACATCACCCTCCCGGCATCGGTAAAAGCCAGTATCGAATCAAAGATCAATGCCGAGCAGGATGCTCAAAAAATGCAATTTGTACTGCAAAAGGAAAAGCAGGAAGCCGAACGTAAAAGGGTAGAAGCACAGGGTATAGCCGATTATCAAAAGATATTATCTACCGGCCTATCAGACAAGCAATTGCAATACGAAACCATTAAGGCTCAAAAAGAAATTGCCCTTTCGCCAAATGCTAAGGTAATTATCCTCGGTAATGGCAAAGGAGCGCCAATTATTTTAGGCAAGGATTAG
- a CDS encoding dipeptide epimerase, producing MKLTYKPFELELKHTFTIAKFSRTSTPVMLLQIEHEGYTGHGEASMVPYMGESHQTATAFLQKVDVAQFKYPFDFAYINSYLDEIEAGHPAIKAAIDIALHDLDGKMKQQPCWQLMGSNPALMPVTSFTIGIDTLDVIVQKVKQAEGFKVIKVKLGRDSDQELIKTIRSVTDVPLFVDANQGWTDRQQSLDMTYWLQEQGVLLIEQPMLKTDIDGNAWLTERSPIPLIGDEAVQRLPDVARAKGVYHGINVKLMKSAGMYEGHQMILKAKELGLKTMIGCMSETSCATLAAAALAPLCDWADLDGPFLTTNNPYVLPEFKDGKWVLNNDAGLGLKG from the coding sequence ATGAAACTGACTTACAAACCCTTTGAGCTCGAACTGAAACACACGTTCACTATTGCCAAATTCTCGCGTACATCAACCCCTGTTATGCTGCTGCAAATAGAGCATGAGGGATACACAGGGCATGGCGAAGCATCTATGGTTCCGTATATGGGCGAAAGCCACCAAACAGCTACAGCATTTTTACAAAAAGTTGATGTGGCTCAGTTTAAATACCCTTTTGATTTTGCTTATATTAACAGTTATCTGGATGAGATTGAGGCTGGCCATCCTGCTATTAAAGCCGCGATTGATATTGCCCTGCACGATTTGGACGGCAAGATGAAGCAACAGCCTTGCTGGCAATTGATGGGAAGCAATCCGGCGTTGATGCCGGTAACATCATTTACCATAGGGATTGATACGCTGGATGTAATTGTCCAGAAAGTAAAGCAGGCAGAAGGTTTTAAAGTGATTAAGGTAAAGCTGGGCCGGGATAGTGACCAGGAACTGATTAAAACCATCCGTAGCGTAACCGACGTGCCTTTATTTGTTGATGCCAACCAGGGGTGGACGGACCGGCAGCAAAGTTTGGACATGACCTATTGGCTGCAAGAGCAAGGCGTATTGCTGATAGAGCAACCCATGTTGAAAACCGATATTGATGGTAATGCCTGGCTCACCGAGCGCAGCCCCATACCATTAATTGGCGATGAAGCTGTACAGCGCTTACCGGATGTAGCCAGGGCGAAGGGGGTTTATCACGGCATTAACGTAAAGCTCATGAAATCGGCCGGGATGTATGAAGGGCACCAGATGATTTTAAAGGCGAAAGAATTGGGTTTAAAAACCATGATAGGATGCATGAGCGAAACCAGCTGCGCTACCCTGGCCGCGGCGGCTTTAGCCCCATTATGCGATTGGGCCGATTTGGACGGCCCTTTTCTCACTACAAATAACCCCTATGTTTTACCTGAATTTAAAGATGGTAAATGGGTGCTGAATAATGATGCCGGATTAGGATTAAAGGGGTAG
- a CDS encoding rhomboid family intramembrane serine protease produces the protein MDQFSVYLTYAPVASAIFAITLIFSLLAFYSDELYSRFILQPYSVSRGEYVYTLLTSGLIHRDWPHLIFNMMSYYFFAFQLETVIGHWQFGLLYTVSLILSDMPTVLKHKEDYWYRSLGASGAISAVVFSSILFFPFAQMGLIFLPIHVPAIVFGALYLVYCVYASRQAIGSINHDAHFYGAICGIIVTIALYPRVVPAFFHHLSTLS, from the coding sequence GTGGATCAATTTTCAGTTTATTTAACTTACGCACCGGTGGCATCAGCCATATTTGCTATTACCTTGATTTTTAGTTTACTGGCTTTTTACAGCGATGAATTGTACAGCAGGTTTATACTACAGCCTTACAGCGTGTCCCGGGGCGAGTATGTTTATACTCTTTTAACCAGTGGATTAATTCACCGCGATTGGCCTCATCTCATTTTCAACATGATGTCGTATTACTTTTTTGCTTTTCAGTTAGAAACAGTGATAGGGCATTGGCAATTTGGTCTGCTTTATACAGTCAGTTTGATTTTAAGCGATATGCCAACCGTTTTAAAACACAAAGAAGATTATTGGTACCGCAGTTTGGGTGCTTCGGGCGCTATCAGCGCGGTGGTATTTAGTTCTATCTTGTTTTTTCCGTTTGCACAGATGGGGCTGATTTTTTTACCCATCCATGTCCCGGCCATTGTATTTGGCGCGCTGTACCTTGTTTATTGCGTATATGCTTCGAGGCAGGCCATCGGCAGCATTAATCACGACGCTCACTTTTATGGCGCCATTTGCGGAATAATAGTTACCATAGCGCTATACCCACGTGTGGTACCGGCGTTTTTCCACCACCTGAGCACTTTAAGTTAA
- a CDS encoding sodium/sugar symporter, producing MKRLQTGDYIVFLVYFLIVALYGWWVYQRKKNVNATSHDYFLAEGSLTWWAIGASLIASNISAEQFIGMSGSGFKMGLAISTYEWMASLTLIIVAVFFIPVYLKNKIFTMPQFLKQRYNGTVAMIMAIFWLLLYVVVNLTSILYLGALAVSSISGVNFTVCMYGLAIFAIIIALGGMKVIGYTDVIQVFFLILGGLVTTYIALDLVAQHFGSSGPISGFKLMASHANDHFHMIFKKDNPSYMDLPGLTVLVGGMWIVNLNYWGCNQYITQRALGADLKTARGGILFAAFLKLMMPVIVVLPGIAAYVLYKQDLFQKEMMHNGELNPDNAYPVLLDLLPTYMKGLSFAALTAAVVASLAGKVNSIATIFTLDIYKNSFKNDASEKNLVVVGKVSVVVAMFLGIIISPYLGIDKKGGFQYIQEYTGFVSPGIFAMFILGFFWRKTTSNAALFATIGGFILSVMFKLLPGWVNLSFLAPSGFSKMTDAGVYEIPFLDRMGFVFVICIVFMYIISMIENSKGDKVNALEVDTKMFKAHPAFVAGSILICGILVALYSIYW from the coding sequence ATGAAAAGACTTCAAACCGGTGATTACATTGTATTTCTCGTTTACTTTTTAATTGTCGCCTTGTACGGCTGGTGGGTATACCAGCGCAAAAAGAATGTTAACGCAACATCACACGATTACTTTTTGGCCGAAGGATCCTTAACCTGGTGGGCTATTGGTGCATCGTTAATTGCATCCAATATTTCTGCCGAGCAATTTATAGGGATGAGCGGTTCGGGCTTTAAAATGGGCCTGGCTATTTCAACTTATGAGTGGATGGCATCGCTTACGCTGATCATTGTAGCCGTTTTCTTTATTCCGGTGTATCTGAAGAACAAGATCTTTACGATGCCGCAATTTTTAAAACAACGTTATAATGGTACTGTGGCCATGATTATGGCTATCTTCTGGCTGTTATTATATGTGGTTGTTAACCTTACTTCTATCTTGTACCTGGGCGCTTTAGCTGTAAGCAGTATTTCGGGTGTAAACTTCACGGTTTGTATGTATGGTTTGGCCATATTCGCTATTATCATCGCGTTGGGCGGGATGAAGGTAATTGGTTATACTGATGTTATCCAGGTGTTCTTTTTAATTTTGGGCGGATTGGTAACAACTTATATCGCTTTGGATTTGGTAGCACAACATTTTGGTAGCTCCGGCCCTATCAGCGGTTTCAAGTTAATGGCATCGCACGCTAACGATCACTTTCACATGATCTTTAAAAAGGATAATCCCAGCTATATGGATCTTCCTGGTTTAACCGTGCTGGTTGGTGGTATGTGGATTGTGAATTTAAATTACTGGGGCTGTAATCAATACATTACCCAACGCGCCCTTGGTGCCGATTTAAAAACAGCCCGTGGCGGTATCTTATTTGCGGCTTTCCTTAAACTAATGATGCCGGTTATTGTGGTATTACCTGGTATTGCAGCCTATGTATTGTATAAACAAGATCTTTTCCAGAAAGAGATGATGCACAACGGCGAGCTGAATCCGGATAATGCCTATCCGGTATTACTCGATTTATTGCCAACTTACATGAAGGGTTTATCTTTTGCGGCATTAACGGCTGCTGTGGTAGCATCCTTAGCTGGTAAGGTAAACAGTATTGCTACTATATTTACCCTGGATATTTACAAGAACAGCTTTAAAAACGATGCTTCCGAAAAAAATCTGGTTGTTGTTGGTAAAGTTTCAGTTGTTGTAGCTATGTTTTTAGGGATCATAATTTCACCGTATTTAGGCATCGATAAAAAAGGTGGTTTCCAGTACATTCAGGAATATACGGGCTTTGTATCTCCGGGTATCTTTGCCATGTTTATTTTAGGTTTCTTCTGGCGTAAAACAACTTCAAACGCGGCTCTTTTTGCAACCATAGGCGGTTTTATCCTCTCGGTTATGTTTAAATTGTTACCGGGTTGGGTTAACTTATCATTCCTGGCGCCAAGCGGTTTTTCTAAAATGACCGACGCGGGTGTTTACGAGATCCCTTTCCTTGACCGTATGGGCTTTGTGTTTGTGATCTGTATTGTGTTTATGTACATCATCAGCATGATTGAAAACAGCAAAGGCGATAAGGTTAATGCTCTGGAAGTGGATACCAAAATGTTTAAAGCACACCCAGCATTTGTGGCCGGTTCCATATTAATTTGTGGTATCCTGGTGGCTTTATATTCTATTTACTGGTAG
- the xylA gene encoding xylose isomerase, whose amino-acid sequence MANIVLGEKEFFKGISQIKYEGPQTDNPLAFRWYDENRVVAGKTLKDHLRFAGAYWHSFVGNGADPFGEPTHIFPWNVKTDAVERAKDKMDAAFEFLTKLNLPYYCFHDVDVVDYTNDVADNERRLQALVDYAKEKQADSGVKLLWGTANLFSNRRYMNGATTNPDFNVLAHGGAQVKAALDATIALGGENYVFWGGREGYMTLLNTNMKREQEHFATFLHAAKDYARKQGFKGTFFIEPKPCEPSKHQYDYDSATVIGFLRQYDLLNDFKLNLEVNHATLAGHTFQHELQVATDAGMLGSIDANRGDYQNGWDTDQFPNNITEIVEAMLVILDGTGLQGGGVNFDAKIRRNSTDPADLFYAHIGGMDIFARALIIADNILQKSDYRKIRSDRYASFDSGKGKEFEEGKLSLEDLRNYAAENGEPAVTSGKQEYLENLINNYI is encoded by the coding sequence ATGGCAAATATCGTTTTAGGAGAAAAGGAATTTTTTAAAGGCATCAGCCAGATTAAGTACGAAGGGCCGCAAACGGATAACCCTTTGGCATTTCGCTGGTATGATGAAAACCGCGTAGTAGCCGGAAAGACATTAAAAGATCATTTACGTTTTGCGGGTGCATACTGGCACTCGTTTGTAGGTAATGGTGCCGATCCGTTTGGCGAGCCTACCCACATTTTTCCGTGGAATGTAAAAACAGACGCTGTTGAGCGCGCCAAAGATAAAATGGACGCGGCGTTTGAGTTTTTAACCAAACTTAACCTGCCTTACTATTGCTTCCACGATGTGGATGTGGTTGATTATACCAATGATGTGGCCGATAACGAAAGACGCTTGCAAGCCCTGGTTGATTACGCCAAAGAAAAGCAAGCCGATAGCGGTGTTAAATTATTATGGGGCACAGCCAACCTGTTTTCAAACCGCAGGTATATGAACGGTGCTACCACCAACCCTGATTTCAATGTACTGGCACACGGCGGCGCACAGGTAAAAGCTGCCCTGGATGCTACCATTGCTTTAGGTGGCGAAAATTATGTGTTTTGGGGTGGCCGCGAAGGTTACATGACCTTGCTGAACACTAACATGAAACGTGAACAAGAACATTTTGCAACTTTTTTACATGCCGCTAAAGATTATGCCCGCAAACAAGGCTTTAAAGGTACCTTCTTTATTGAGCCTAAACCTTGCGAGCCATCCAAACACCAGTACGATTATGATTCGGCTACGGTAATTGGTTTTTTACGCCAGTACGATTTGCTGAACGATTTTAAATTGAACCTTGAAGTTAACCATGCTACACTGGCCGGCCATACTTTCCAGCATGAATTACAAGTGGCTACTGATGCAGGCATGTTGGGATCTATCGATGCTAACCGTGGCGATTACCAGAATGGCTGGGATACCGATCAGTTCCCTAATAATATTACGGAGATTGTTGAGGCCATGCTGGTAATTTTAGATGGTACCGGTTTACAAGGCGGTGGTGTTAACTTTGATGCCAAGATCCGCAGGAACTCGACTGACCCTGCCGATTTGTTTTACGCTCATATAGGCGGAATGGATATATTTGCAAGGGCTTTGATCATTGCTGATAATATCCTGCAGAAATCCGACTACAGAAAAATCCGTTCTGATCGTTACGCTTCGTTTGATAGTGGCAAGGGCAAAGAGTTTGAAGAAGGAAAATTGAGTTTGGAGGATCTGCGCAACTACGCCGCCGAAAATGGAGAGCCTGCGGTAACAAGCGGTAAACAAGAATATTTAGAAAACTTGATTAACAATTATATTTAA